TGCCGCCCCGTACCGCGCTGACCGTCGTCGCGGTCGTGTTCGCGGCGGGGACGGCGGTCCAGGCCGTGCCCGGGCTGCCGCTCGGTGCCGCGTTCGGGCTGCTCGCCGTCCTCGGCGTCGTCGGGTCGCTGGGCGGCGGGGTGCGGTACGGGCTCCTCGGCGAGATCCTGCCGCGCGAGCGCTATCTGCTCGGCCGCTCGGTGATGAACATGGCCGTCGGCGTCTGCCAGATCGCCGGCTTCGCCACCGGAGGCGTGCTCCTCGCCGTGCTCTCCGCGCGCGGCACCCTGCTCGTCGGCGCCGCCCTCTACCTCCTCGGCGCCCTGCTCTACCGCGGCGGGCTCGCCGCCCGCCCGCCCCGCGCCGCCGGCCGGATCTCGGCTGCCGAGACCTGGCGGACCAACGCCCGGCTGCTCGCCGACCGGCACCGCCGTCTCCTCTACCTGGCCCTGTGGGTGCCCAACGGGCTGATCGTCGGCTGCGAGGCGCTCTTCGTGGCGTACGACCCCGGCCGCGCCGGCCTGCTCTTCGCCTGCGCCGCCGCCGGCATGCTCGCCGGCGACACGGTCCTGGGGCGGTTCGTGCCGGCGCGGCTGAGGGCGCGGCTCGCCGCGCCCCTCCAGGCCCTGCTGGCCGCCCCGTACCTGCTCTTCGCGCTGGGCACGGGACTGCCCGTGGTGGTGGCCGGCGCGGCCGTGGCGGTCTCCGCGGTCGGCTACGGCGCGAGCCTGCTCCACCAGGAGCGGCTGCTGGCGCTGGTCCCGGACGAGTCGAGCGGGCACGCGCTCGGCCTGCACGGTTCCGGGATGCTCGCCTGCCAGGGACTCGCCGCGGCCCTGGCGGGCGGTCTCGCGCAGCTCACCTCGCCGGCGACGGCGATGGCCCTTCTGGCGGTGGCCTCGCTCGCCGTCACCGCCGCCCTCACCGCGGGGCTGTCGAGCGCAGCACGACCGTCTCCTCGCACGGCCCGTCGGCGAACAGCTTGAGCGCCTCCATCTCGTCCTTGTCGACCGAGAGCCCCCAGCGCAGCTTCGTCCCCACCCACTCGCCGACGTAGCGGCAGTAGGCGGCGTTCCCGTCGGGCACCCACGCGGCCGGGTCCTGGCCGGCCTTCGCCTTCTGGCTGCGGGCGGTGACCGCGACCAGGGTCGCCGCGGCGCCCTGGTCGTTGGCGTACTTCGCCCGGCGGGCCGCCGTCCAGCCGGACGCCCCGGAGGCCCACGCCTCCTCCAGCGGGACGAGGTGGTCGACCCGGAGCAGCGCCGGGTCGGTGACGGTCTGGCCGTCGTAGTACGAGGTCCACCGGCCGCCGGTGAGCGCGCAGCCGGTGCCGGTCGTGGGCGCCTCGACGGCCTCGGCGAGCAGCACCTCGGCCCGGGTGTCGCAGGCGTCGTCGGCGTCGAGGCCCTTGTCCCAGTGGGGGAAGGCGGACTCCTTGTACCCGGTGGAGTCCTCGGTGGCCTCGGCCAGTTCGGCCAGCGCGTCCGGGAAGAGCTGGACGCCGGCGGGGGCGGCGGGCACGGCGGGGGAGGGGGCGGCGAGCGGGGACAGGACGAGGGCGAGCGGGGCGAGCCCGCGCATCAGGTTCTTGATCACGTACCGGTGGATAGCGCCGGAGCGGGGGCGCACGGGGCCGAATCGCGGTGCGCTCCGCCGAGCGGGCGCGGATGTTCACCGCAGAAACGATGCGCTGTGTCCCCGTACCGGGGCATGGAAAAGAGCGCGGAACCAGGGACCGTAAACCTGGTTCCGCGCTCTCGTCTGGTGACCGCCCGGCGGGGCGAGGCTGGCGCGACAGGACGTTCGCACCGCCGGGCGGAGTCGGCGGGCTCCCTCGCGGGGAGCGGGCGTTGGGACCGCGGCGGCTCCGGCGGACGCTTCGGCCGGTCCTTCCTTCAGGTCTGGAAGGGCGGCCTGGCGTCCTGGCCACCGCACTGGCTCGGAGCCACCGCGGTCCTCACGCTGTCCGGATCACCGGCCACCCCTCATCCGGGCCGGCGTTCCGGACGGCGTACGGCTCTGACCTCCCGTCAGGTGCCGTACGCGGTCCGGGGATCGAGAAGAACTAGTCCTCGCGCAGGGCGCGGACGGCCTCCTCGACGCGCTTGCCGTAGTCGGCGTCGGCGGCGGCGAAGTGGGCGATGTTCTTCTCGATGACGTCCTCGCGGGACACCTGGGAGAGACCGCCGGCGATGTTGGCGATCAGACGGGACTTCTCGTCCTCCGACATCAGGCGGTAGAGCTCGCCGGCCTGGAAGAAGTCGTCGTCCTTGGTGTGCTGCGGGGCCGCGTGAGTGCCGGTCCAGCCGTGGATGGCGAGCGGCGCGGAGAGCGGCGTGCCGGTCTGGGCCGGGCCCTGGTACGAGTTGGGCTCGTAGTTCTTGTCGTACCGCGAGCCGTTGCGGGTCGCCATGAGGCCGTCGCGGCCGTAGTTCTCGGCGACGGTCGCCTTGGGGGCGTTCACCGGGAGCTGGGTGTGGTTGACGCCGAGGCGGTAGCGGTGGGCGTCCGCGTAGGCGAAGAGGCGGCCCTGGAGCATCTTGTCCGGCGAGGGGCCGATGCCCGGGACGAAGTTGTTCGGGGAGAACGCGGCCTGCTCGACCTCGGCGAAGACGTTGTCCGGGTTGCGGTCGAGGACCATCCGGCCGACCCGCTGGAGCGGGTAGTCGGCGTGCGGCCACACCTTGGTGAGGTCGAACGGGTTGAAGCGGTAGTCGGCGGCCTCGGCGGCCGGCATGACCTGCACGTACAGGGTCCAGGACGGGTTCACGCCGCGCTCGATGGCCTGGAGCAGGTCCGTCTGGTGCGAGTTGGCGTCCTTGCCGACGAGCTCGGCGGCCTGCTCGGAGGAGAGCGAGCGGATGCCCTGGTTCGTCTTGAAGTGGTACTTGACGAAGAACGCCTCGCCCGCCTCGTTGGTCCACTGGTAGGTGTGCGAGCCGTAGCCGTTCATGTGACGGTACGAGGCCGGGATGCCGCGGTCGCCCATGAGCCAGGTGATCTGGTGGGTGGCCTCGGGGGCGTGCGCCCAGAAGTCCCAGACGTTGTCCGGCTCCTGCTTGCCCGTGAAGGGGTCGCGCTTCTGGGAGTGGATGAAGTCGGGGAACTTGATCGGGTCCTTGATGAAGAACACCGGGGTGTTGTTGCCGACGAGGTCGTAGTTGCCCTCCTCGGTGTAGAACTTCACCGCGAAGCCGCGCGGGTCGCGGACCGCGTCCGCGCCGCCGAGCGAGTCGGCCACGGTGGAGAAGCGGATGAACAGCTCCGTCTTCTTGCCCACCTGGGAGAGGAAGTCGGCCTTGGTGTACGCGGTGACGTCGTCGGTCACCTCGAAGTAGCCGTACGCGCCGGAGCCGCGGGCGTGCACCACGCGCTCCGGGATCCGCTCACGGTTGAAGCGCGCGAGCTTCTCCAGCAGGTGCTGGTCCTGGAGGAGGAGAGGGCCACCGACGCCGGCGGTGGCGGAGTTCTGGTTGTCGGCGACGGGGGCGCCGGACTCGGTCGTAAGCACGCGCTTCGACATGGTGGCCTTTCCGTACGGATGCTGCTGACTGCGGTGGAGCGTAAGTTCGCCTCGAACACAGCGTCAACAGTTTGTTGAAAATGAAGTGGGGTGTTCCGGTCGGCGGCGGCGCCTTGGGCGCGACAGGACAGGTGTCAGCACCGCCGCCGACCGGAAATCTGGGGCCCCGCCGAGGCGGGGCGTCGGCTCAGACCTGCGCGCCGGAGAGGCGCTCGACGGCGCGGAGCAGGGCCGAGTGGTCCAGGCCGCCGTCACCCTGCGCGCGCAGCGAGGCGACGAGCTGGGCGACCACGGCGCCGACCGGGAGGGCCGCGCCGACGTTGCGGGCGGCGTCGGTCACGATGCCCATGTCCTTGTGGTGCAGGTCGATCCGGAAGCCGGGCTTGAAGTCCCGGTTCAGGAAGTTGTCCTTCTTGCGGGTCAGCACCGTGGAGCCGGCCAGACCGCCGTTGAGGACGTCGAGGGCGGCGTTGAGGTCCACGCCGGACTTCTCCAGGAAGACCACGGCCTCGGCGCAGGCCTGGATGTTCACGGCGACGATGAGCTGGTTGGCCGCCTTGACCGTCTGGCCGGAGCCGTGCGGGCCGCAGAGGACGATGACCTTGCCGAGCGCCTCCAGGATCGGGAGGGCCTCGTCGAAGTCGGCCTGCTCGCCGCCGACCATGATGGAGAGCACGGCCTCGATGGCGCCGGCCTCGCCGCCGGAGACGGGGGCGTCGATGACGCGGATGCCCTTCTCCTTGGCGTTCTTCGCCAGGTCGACCGAGGTCTGCGGGGTGATCGACGACATGTCGACGATCAGCGCGCCCTGCTTGGCGTTCTCCAGGATGCCCTCGGGGCCGTAGGAGATCGCCTCGACCTGCGGGGAGGCGGGCACCATCGTGATGATCACGTCGGCGTCCTCGACGGCCTCGGCGATCGAGCCGGCCGCGGTGCCGCCGGCGGCGGCCAGGCGGTCCAGCTTGTCCTGCTCCAGGGTGAAGCCGGTGACCGAGTAGCCGGCCTTGATCAGGTTCTCGGACATGGGGGAGCCCATGATGCCGAGGCCGATCCACGCGATCTTGGGAAGGTTGCTGCTCATGGTGAGGGTGCCTCTCAGAACAAGGTCGTACGGGGAGGGGGCCTGCGTCAGCGGGCCGGGCGGGCCTCGGAGGCGAGCCACTCGAAGGACGCGGCGGCGTCGGCGGCCTTGTACTCCAGGCCCACGAAGCCGTCGTAACCGGCCTTCCTCAGCTCGTCGAGGAGCTGCTCCAGCGGCAGTTCGCCGGTGCCCGGGGCGCCGCGGCCCGGCATGTCCGCGATCTGGACGTGACCGGTCTTCGCCGCGTACCGCGCGATGACGTCGCTGACGTCCTCGCCGTTCATGGCCAGGTGGTAGATGTCGAGGAGGAACTTGGCGTTGCCGAGCCCGGTGGCCTCGTTCACCTTGTCCACGACCTCGATCGCGGAGGGGGCGCTCACCAGCGGGTAGAGCGGCGACTCCGGCTTGTTCAGGGTCTCGATCAGCAGGATCGCGCCGACGCGGTCGGCGGCGCGGGCGGCCAGGACCAGGTTCTCCAGGGCGAGGGCGTCCTGGACCTCCGGGTCGACGCCCTCCACGCGGTTGCCGTAGAGCGCGTTGAGCGCCTTGCAGCCGACCGAGGCGGCGAAGTCCGCGGCGATGTCGATGTTGGCCTTGAAGCGGTCGGACTCCTCGCCCGGGACCGAGACCGCGCCGCGGTCCGGGCCGGGGAGCTGTCCGGCGTAGAAGTTCAGGCCCACCAGCTGGGTGCCGGCGTCCTCCAGGGCTTTCCTGAGGGCGTCGAGCTCGCTCTGCTCGGGGGTGGCGGTGTCGATCCAGGGCCACCACAGCTCGACCGCGGTGAAGCCGGCCGCGGCGGCGGCCGCGGGGCGCTCCAGGAGCGGGAGTTCCGTGAAGAGGATCGACAGGTTCACATCGAAGCGCTGGTCCGAGTATCCCATGAGGGGCGGCGCTCCTTCCGTATTGCGGAAGTCGTTTTCTGTCTGACGGAAGGTTGCCGGGCGGGCGCCTGACTTGTCAAGAGGTCCCCGCAGGTCCGGGGCTCCCCAGCGGCTCGAACGGCCCGTAGCGTGGGGGCATGGTGCGTTTGAGAGTGGAGTTCACGACCGAGCCGTTCGACCTCGACGAGGCGCCGGCGCACGCGGTCGTGGCTCGTGAGGTCATCCAGTCGGCCGAACTGGACGCCGTCGACGTCGGCCCCTTCGGCAACACCGCGGAAGGCGGCGCCGACGCCGTGCTCACCGCCGTCGACGAGCTGCTGCGCAAGGCGCTCGGTGCCGGTGCCACCCGGGTCTCGCTCCAGGTCAACGTGATCGGTGAGGGCGGGGAGGACGCGAAGTGACCGAGCATCCCTTGGCGGCGGCGGTGAAGCCGCTGGTCGACGCGATGGGCGCGGAGCTGGTGGAGCCCGGCCAGGCGGCGGCGGACGACGTCGTCCTGTCCTGGGAGGGCGAGGACGTCCTCGCCGTGCGGCTGCCGCAGCTCTCCGACTCGCTGGACCACATCCTCGCGGCGATGGAGCGGCGGCACGGGATGCCGCTGTCGGAGCTCGACCGGAAGAGCAAGCAGGAGGTGGTCCGCGTCCTGGAGGCCCGTGGCGCCTTCTCGGTGCGGCACGGGGTGGAGACCGTGGCGGGGGCACTCGGTGTCAGCCGCTTCACCGTCTACAACTACCTGAACAGGGAAAACGCCTCCAAGAACGCGTAGTTGATCAAGAGCAGCCACCAGCCGCCGTCCACATGCCGGGACGGCGGCTTTTGTAACGCCGAGTTTTCAACAAAGTGTTGACGTGTTGTTGTCGAGGGCGTTAGCTATCCGCAGCCCGTCCGACGCACAGCGAAAAACAGCCACGGAGGCTTCCCGTGACTTCAGGTACGACACCGGGCCTCACCCGGTTCAACACCTCGGCGGACAGCGAGGCCCTCGCCGCGCTCCACGAGGTGTGCTCCAGCTCGGCGTGGGGGAGCAGGATTCTCGCCCAGCGCCCGTACACCACCGCCGAAGCCCTCTTCCTCGCGAGCGACGCCGCCATGGCCGAGCTCACCGCCGAGGACCTGGCCGAGGCGATGGAGGGCCACCCGCCGATCGGTCGTCCGAAGGAAGGGGATGCCACCTCCACCCGCGAGCAGAGCGGGATGGCCGGCGCCTCCGCCGAGCTCAAGGCCGAGATGCTCGAACTGAACCTGGCCTACCAGGAGAAGTTCGGCCACGTCTTCCTCATCTGCGCCACCGGCAGGACCGGCGAGCAGATGCGCGACGCGGTCAAGGACCGGATCGGCAACGCGCCCGAGCAGGAGCGCGAGATCGTCCGCGCCGAACTGGGCAAGATCAACCGCATCCGGCTCACCCGACTCGTAGAGGAAGAGAGCGCCGCATGAGCACCGACACCACGGCCTCGGTGTCCACCCACATCCTGGACACCAGCATCGGACGCCCCGCGGAGGGCGTGGCGATCACCCTCGCCGCCCGCGCCGGCTCCGACGCCGCCTGGGTCGCGCTCGGCGGCTCGGCCACCGACGCCGACGGACGGTGCAAGGACCTGCCGGCCCTGCCGGTCGGCACCACCCACGTACGCCTCGACTTCGAGACCGAGGCGTACTTCCTGAGCAAGCAGAACCAGCAAGCCGAGGCGCAGCAGGACGCCCCCGCGAATCGGGACAGCGGTCCGGCCGGTGCTTTCTTCCCGGAGGTGGCGATCACGTTCGCCGTCAAGCCGGGCGAGCACTACCACGTACCGCTGCTGCTCAACCCGTTCGGCTACTCCGTTTACCGAGGGAGCTAGCAGACATGCCCACGATTCTCGGCCAGAACCAGTACGGCAAAGCAGAGAACCGCGTCGTCAAGATCACGCGGGACGGCGCCACCCACCACATCAAGGACCTGAACGTCTCCGTCGCCCTCTCCGGCGACCTCGACGACGTCCACCTCACCGGCTCCAACGCCCACTGCCTCCCCACCGACACGACGAAGAACACCGTCTTCGCGTTCGCCAAGGAGTACGGCATCGAGTCCGCCGAGCAGTTCGGCATCCACCTCGCCCGCCACTTCGTGACGAGCCAGGAGCCGATCAAGCGGGCCCGGATCCGGATCGAGGAGTACGCCTGGGAGCGCATCGCCTCCTCCGACGCCAACTCCAAGTTCATCGGCGCCGACGAGGTCAACCACTCCTTCGCGCGCAAGGGCCAGGAGACCCGCGTCACCCAGATCACCTACGACGGCGAGAAGTGGGAGGTCATCTCCGGCCTCAAGGACCTCGTCGTCATGAACTCCACCAACTCGGAGTTCTGGGGCTACATCAAGGACCAGTACACCACCCTCCAGGAGGCGTACGACCGCATCCTGGCCACCCAGGTGTCCGGCCGCTGGCGGTTCAACTGGACCGACGACGAGCAGCGCATGCCCCACTGGGAGCGGTCCTACGAGCAGACCAGGAAGCACATGCTGGAAGCCTTCGCGGAGACGTACTCGTACTCCCTCCAGCAGACCCTGTACCAGATGGCCACGCGGATCATCAACCACCGCGCGGAGATCGACGAGGTGCGCTTCTCGCTCCCCAACAAGCACCACTTCCTGGTGGACCTGGAGCCCTTCGGGCTGAAGAACGACAACGAGGTCTACTACGCCGCGGACCGTATGTACGGCCTCATCGAGGCCACGGTCCTGCGTGACGGCGCCGAGGCGCTCATCCCGGTCGACATGACCAATCTCTGAGCGGCACCACATCTCTGAGCGGCACTGAGTGACCCGGTCCCCGCCCGCCCGCAGTCGGGCGGGGACCGGCACCAGACCGGAGGGAACCCAGCATGGCACTGCCCGCACCGGGGCCGGCGTCCGCCGAAGGCCCGTGTCCCACCCCGTCGTCCAGCACGGCCCCGTCCCAGGCCGTCTGCCATCCGGTCGACGAGAAACTCCCCGCCTCGCGGCTCGTCCCCGCGGCACTCCAGCACATCGCCGCCATGTACGCGGGCGTCGTCACCCCTCCGCTCATCATCGGCCAGGCCGTCGGCCTCGACGCGGCCGGGATGACCCGGCTCATCGCGGCGAGCCTGCTGATCGCCGGTCTCGCCACCATCCTGCAGACCCTCGGCGTGCGGAACCTGGCCGGCAACCGGCTCCCGTTCGTCAACGCGGCCTCCTCCGCGGGCATCGCCCCCATGCTGGCCATCGCCGAGACGAGCGCCCCCGGGCACCAGCTCCCCGCCATCTACGGCGCGGTCATGGTCGCCGGAGTCTTCTGCCTCGCCGTCGGCCCCTTCTTCGGCCGGCTGCTGCGCTTCTTCCCGCCGCTCGTCACCGGCGTCGTCATCACCCTGATCGGCGTCACCCTGATGCCGGTGCCCGTCAGCTGGGCCCAGGGCGGCGACAAGACCGCCGCCGACTTCGGCGCCATGAAGCACCTCGCGCTCGCCGGCTTCACCCTGGTCGTCGTCCTGCTCTTCCAGCGCTTCGGCCGCGGCTTCCTCAAGCAGATCGCCCTGCTCCTCGGCCTGTTCATCGGCACCCTCGCCGCGATCCCGTTCGGGATGGCCGACTTCACCGCCCTGCGCGAGGCGCCCGTCGCCGCGCTGCCCGCCCCCTTCGCCTTCGGCGCCCCCGAGTTCCAGCCCGCCGCGATCCTCTCCCTGTGCATCGTGATGCTGGTCCTGATGACCGAGTCCAGCGCCGGCATGCTCGCCCTCGGCGAGATCTGCGACCGGCCCAGCGACGGGAAGACCATCACCCGCGGGCTGCGCACCGACGGCATCGCCACCCTGCTCGGCCCCGTCTTCGGCGGCTTCCCGACCTCCGCCTTCGCGCAGAACGTCGGCGTCGTCTCGCTCACCCGGGTCCGCTCCCGCTACGTGGTCGCCGTCGCCGGCGGCGCCCTCCTGGTGCTCGGCGCCTTCCCGGTCCTCGGCGCGGTCGTCTCCCTGGTCCCGATGCCCGTCCTCGGCGGCGCCGGCATCGTCCTCTTCGGCTCCATCGCGGTCAGCGGCATCCGGACCCTCTCCGAGGCAGGACTCGACGACAGCTCCAACATCATCCTGGTGGCCGTCGCGCTCGGCGCGGGCATCATCCCGCTCGCCGCTCCCACCTTCTACGCCGGATTCCCCGCCTGGGCGCAGACCGTGCTCGGCTCCGGCATCAGCGCCGGCGCGCTCGTCGCCGTCCTGCTGAACCTCTTCTTCCACCATCTCGGCACCCGGAGCCGTCAGACGGCCCCGGCACTCAAATCCTCCTAGGGTCCTGCCGTGCCCACCCCACCCATGAGGAATGAAGGAAGCACCGCCATGGCAGCACCTTCGGCAGCCCAGCGCATCGTCATCGAGAACGCGGCGATCGCCACCGTCGACGCGCACGACACCGAGTACGCCTCCGGCCACCTCGTCGTCGCCGGCAACAGGATCGAGTCCCTCGGCGCCGGCAAGGCCCCCGAGAACCTGGAGAACGTGGTCCGGCGGATCGACGCCACCGGCCACCTGATCACCCCGGGCCTGGTCAACACCCACCACCACTTCTACCAGTGGATCACCCGGGGCCTGGCCACCGACCACAACCTCTTCGACTGGCTGGTCGCGCTCTACCCCACGTGGGCGCGGATCGACGAGCAGATGGTGCGCGTCGCCGCCCAGGGCTCGCTCGCCATGATGGCCCGCGGCGGCGTCACCACCGCCATGGACCACCACTACGTCTTCCCGCGGGGCTCCGGCGACCTCTCCGGCGCCATCATCGGCGCCGCCTCCGAGATGGGCGTGCGCTTCACCCTGGCCCGAGGCTCCATGGACCGCAGCGAGAAGGACGGCGGCCTGCCGCCGGACTTCGCCGTCGAGACCACCGAGGGCGCGCTCGCCGCGACCGAGGAGACCGTCAAGAAGCACCACGACGCCTCCTTCGACTCGATGACGCAGGTCGCCGTCGCCCCCTGCTCGCCCTTCTCCATCTCCACCGAGCTGCTCCGCGAGGGCGCCGCCCTCGGCCGCCGCCTCGGCGTGCGCATGCACACCCACGGCTCGGAGACCGTGGAGGAGGAGAAGTTCTGCCACGAGCTCTTCGGCATGGGCCCGACCGACTACTTCGAGTCGACCGGCTTCCTCGGCGAGGACGTGTGGATGGCGCACTGCGTCCACATGAACGACTCCGACATCGCCGCCTTCGCCCGCACGAAGACCGGTGTCGCCCACTGTCCGTCGTCCAACGCGCGCCTCGCCGCCGGCATCGCCCGCGTCCCCGACATGCTGAAGGCGGGCGTCCCGGTCGGCCTCGGCGTCGACGGCACCGCCTCCAACGAGTCCGGCGAGCTCCACACCGAGCTGCGCAACGCGCTCCTCATCAACCGCCTGGGCGCCCACCGCGAATCCGCGCTCAACGCCCGCCAGGCCCTCCGCCTCGGCACCTACGGCGGCGCGCAGGTCCTCGGCCGCGCCGACAACATCGGCTCCCTGGAGGCCGGCAAGCTCGCCGACTTCGTCCTCTGGAAGATCGACGGCCTCGGCCACTCGTCGATCGCCGACCCGGTCACCGCCATCGTCTTCGGCGCGGCGGCCCCGGTCACCGCGTCCTTCGTCAACGGCAAGCAGATCGTGGAGAACAACCGCCTGCTCACCGTCGACGAGGACACCATCGCGCGGGACGCGCGCACGGAGGCGCAGCGCCTGGCCCGCATCGCGGCCCAGGGCTGACGCTCCCCCCGGAGTCCGGTCGGGGGGGACGGCCCCCGACCGGTCGCCGCGGACCCGAGCGGGGTCCGCGGCAGCCCGACCGGGCGGCGCCGTACGCACCAGTCGTACGGCGCCCCCCGGGACGGCGACCCGTGCCCGCACCCCCACCGGGCGCCCCGTCACCGCGCCGCACCCCTTCCTCCGGCGCACCGCACCACCCCGCACCGAGCCGCACCTCCTGCACTTCGCACCGCATCGCACCACCTCCCTGACACCCGCGTCACCGCCGACGTGTACCCGACCGGAGGAACCGCCGTGGCCGACGAGCCCCAGGTTCGCAATGCACAAGACGCAGGCACCGCCCCGGAAGACCGGACCAAGCATCCGGTCGACGAGACCCTGCCCCCACTGAAGATGTTCACCAGCGGCCTCCAGCACGTGGCCGCCATGTACGCGGGCGTGGTGGCCCCGCCGCTGATCGTCGGAGCGGCCGTCGGCCTCTCCGGCACCGAACTCACCTTCCTCACCGGCGCCAGCCTCTTCACCGCCGGCCTCGCCACCTTCCTCCAGACCCTCGGCGTCTGGAAGATCGGCGCCAAGCTCCCGTTCGTCAACGGCGTCACCTTCGCCGGCGTGGCCCCGATGCTCGCCATCGTCGACACGACCGAGGACAAGGCCGACGCGCTGCCCGTCATCTTCGGCGCGATCATCGTCGCCGGTCTCCTCGGCTTCCTCGCCGCGCCCTGGTTCTCCCGGCTGGTGCGGTTCTTCCCGCCGGTCGTCACCGGCACCGTCATCACCCTGATCGGCGTCTCGCTGCTGCCGGTCGCCTTCGGCTGGGCCCAGGGGCCCAACCCCGCGGCGGAGGACTACGGTTCGGGCAGATTCCTCGGCCTGGCCGCCGTCACCCTCCTGATC
The Streptomyces roseofulvus genome window above contains:
- a CDS encoding 8-oxoguanine deaminase, whose product is MAAPSAAQRIVIENAAIATVDAHDTEYASGHLVVAGNRIESLGAGKAPENLENVVRRIDATGHLITPGLVNTHHHFYQWITRGLATDHNLFDWLVALYPTWARIDEQMVRVAAQGSLAMMARGGVTTAMDHHYVFPRGSGDLSGAIIGAASEMGVRFTLARGSMDRSEKDGGLPPDFAVETTEGALAATEETVKKHHDASFDSMTQVAVAPCSPFSISTELLREGAALGRRLGVRMHTHGSETVEEEKFCHELFGMGPTDYFESTGFLGEDVWMAHCVHMNDSDIAAFARTKTGVAHCPSSNARLAAGIARVPDMLKAGVPVGLGVDGTASNESGELHTELRNALLINRLGAHRESALNARQALRLGTYGGAQVLGRADNIGSLEAGKLADFVLWKIDGLGHSSIADPVTAIVFGAAAPVTASFVNGKQIVENNRLLTVDEDTIARDARTEAQRLARIAAQG